A region of uncultured Carboxylicivirga sp. DNA encodes the following proteins:
- a CDS encoding DUF4248 domain-containing protein: protein MILRRTILKQELVKKLYPDSISVKSALQQLRRDIDLCPELKEKISTAGQTRRHYYNLQQLNIILDHFCITHEEFEQL from the coding sequence ATGATATTACGCAGAACCATATTAAAACAGGAATTGGTTAAAAAACTGTACCCTGATAGCATTTCGGTAAAATCGGCATTGCAACAGCTTCGCAGGGATATAGACTTATGCCCTGAACTCAAAGAGAAGATTTCGACTGCCGGACAAACTCGCAGACACTATTATAATTTGCAGCAACTCAATATCATACTCGACCATTTCTGCATTACTCACGAAGAATTTGAACAATTATAA
- a CDS encoding reverse transcriptase family protein translates to MKKRIKDLAFALKINKDELLDLAMQLDLAESKLYNSWDEPKKDENGNPKYLDGILQTRPINAPIKRLKNIQSKILKKALYSFKLPDYFYGGIKGKDAVLNAKVHQGNKYFFQTDLKDFYPSIHCAVVEETLRKMGFYPDVSRLITRLSTKAGALPQGCPTSSYMAALVVYFNTNDLLQKYITQNLKVTIYVDDLTISSPIDFKDRSVIILQELRQRGLKINFDKTRYYSKNPLVTGVVVKNNGITAPKISFIKSRDLSLSENSRKGHQMRIDYIKRIAKKK, encoded by the coding sequence TTGAAAAAAAGGATTAAAGATTTAGCGTTTGCTCTAAAAATCAATAAAGATGAACTTCTTGATTTAGCTATGCAACTTGATTTAGCAGAATCAAAACTTTATAATTCATGGGATGAACCGAAAAAAGATGAAAATGGAAATCCCAAATATTTAGACGGGATTCTTCAAACAAGGCCAATAAACGCTCCAATAAAAAGGCTCAAAAATATTCAATCAAAAATTTTAAAGAAAGCACTATATTCATTCAAATTGCCTGATTATTTTTACGGTGGAATAAAAGGTAAGGATGCTGTTCTGAATGCCAAAGTTCATCAGGGCAATAAGTATTTTTTTCAAACTGATTTGAAAGATTTTTATCCATCAATTCATTGTGCAGTTGTTGAAGAAACTTTGAGAAAAATGGGTTTCTATCCAGATGTATCTCGTCTAATCACTAGGCTTAGCACAAAAGCTGGTGCTTTACCTCAAGGATGTCCAACATCATCATATATGGCTGCGTTGGTAGTATATTTCAATACTAATGACCTATTACAAAAATACATCACTCAGAATCTAAAAGTCACAATTTATGTAGATGACTTAACAATCTCAAGCCCAATTGATTTTAAAGACAGGTCTGTTATAATATTGCAAGAACTTCGACAGCGAGGTCTTAAAATTAACTTTGATAAAACAAGATACTATTCAAAAAACCCTTTAGTTACAGGTGTAGTTGTAAAAAACAATGGAATTACGGCTCCTAAAATATCCTTCATCAAATCAAGAGACCTATCACTCTCTGAAAACTCAAGAAAGGGACACCAGATGAGAATTGACTATATAAAAAGAATAGCTAAGAAAAAATAA
- a CDS encoding DUF3800 domain-containing protein → MRKTFNIYCDESCHIENDHKDYMLLGCVSSAYNQVKRHTERIKNIKTKHNFYGEIKWSNVSTSQYQFYKELLEYFFDTDLRYRAVLVDKKKIKIDAFNQDYDTFYYKMYYYLLNHNKNSMYSYNVYLDIKDTLSAYKVTKLKEILNTQFGVFNNVQNIRSHESIILQIADLITGALAYNLNNADKKVKAKTDLISLIKKHAPKGLDQNSDYNENKLNLFFIELR, encoded by the coding sequence ATGAGAAAAACATTCAACATATACTGCGATGAAAGTTGTCATATCGAGAACGACCACAAGGACTACATGTTACTTGGGTGCGTTAGCTCGGCATACAATCAGGTAAAACGCCATACCGAACGTATTAAAAACATAAAAACAAAGCATAATTTCTATGGCGAAATTAAGTGGAGTAATGTTTCAACATCGCAATACCAGTTTTATAAAGAATTGCTTGAGTATTTTTTTGATACCGATTTACGATACAGAGCTGTGCTTGTTGATAAGAAGAAAATTAAGATTGATGCATTTAATCAGGATTACGACACCTTCTACTATAAAATGTACTACTACTTGCTCAATCACAACAAAAACAGCATGTATAGCTACAATGTTTATCTCGATATAAAAGACACCCTTAGTGCCTACAAAGTAACTAAGCTAAAAGAGATTTTAAATACGCAATTTGGTGTTTTTAATAATGTGCAGAACATACGTTCGCATGAAAGTATTATACTGCAAATAGCAGATTTAATCACAGGAGCATTAGCTTATAATTTGAACAATGCCGACAAAAAAGTAAAGGCAAAAACTGATTTAATAAGCCTAATAAAGAAACATGCGCCTAAAGGTTTAGACCAAAACTCTGACTATAACGAAAATAAGTTGAACCTGTTTTTTATAGAATTGCGATAG
- a CDS encoding helix-turn-helix transcriptional regulator, producing MNIGNAIKELRKQKGFKQVDFADKCGLSQSYLSLIEKGKKEPTLSLLKQISSTLSMPLPILVFLSLDMDDIADSKKQAFQLLEPSIKGLISDVFVTESVL from the coding sequence ATGAATATAGGTAACGCAATAAAAGAGCTTCGAAAACAAAAAGGTTTTAAGCAAGTCGATTTTGCAGATAAATGTGGATTATCACAATCTTATTTGTCCTTAATTGAAAAAGGGAAAAAAGAACCTACACTAAGTCTTTTAAAACAAATTTCATCCACACTGTCGATGCCACTGCCAATTTTGGTTTTTCTTTCATTGGATATGGATGATATAGCAGATTCAAAGAAACAAGCATTCCAATTATTAGAGCCATCTATAAAAGGTTTAATCAGTGATGTATTTGTAACAGAGTCAGTATTATAA
- a CDS encoding type I restriction endonuclease subunit R: protein MSRQTEQILEDQLVEQLQNLGYGLVQIKDETELIANLKRQLEKHNGISFSDGEFSKVMNILTKGSVFEKSKTLREKQHIVRDNGDNLYFEFINSEKWCQNQFQVTHQVTIDGKYKNRYDVTILINGLPLVQIELKRRGLELKEAFNQINRYQKHSFGANSALFQYVQIFIISNGVNTKYYANNRNQSFKQTFYWTDKENNRLTNILNGFTSDFLEPCHISKMICKYIVLNETHKILMVLRPYQYYAVETLIDRVLHSRKNGYIWHTTGSGKTLTSFKASQILTSVDKIKKVVFVVDRKDLDYQTTKEFNSFSKGCIDGTDNTQQLVKQFSDDTKLIVTTIQKLNTAISKKQYLAKMEKLQGERIIFIFDECHRSQFGETHNRIKTFFKEPQMFGFTGTPIFADNAVKNEMGKRTTTELFEDCLHKYVITDAIKDENVLKFSVEYVGRYKQKDDKETNIDIEVEDIDTKELMESPVRIEKIADYILAHHHRKTHSKEFTAMFCVSSIETLVKYYDLLQKKKEEGLHNLKIATIFSFAANEDDADANGFLPEELSVVEEPKALYGVSKHSREKLDLYISDYNKMFGSKFSTKDSQSFYNYYNDISKKVKERQIDILLVVNMFLTGFDSKTLNTLYVDKNLKYHGLIQAYSRTNRILNEQKSQGNIVVFRNLKKATDDAITLFSNKDAIDVIIMEPYEDYVSKIDDAFKELLNIAPTIDSVNDLKSEEDELKFIKAFRDLMRIKNILTTFADFDWSDLEMEEQDFEDYKSKYLDLHDKVKSDRQKEKVSILDDVDFELELIHKDDVDVSYILKLLANLKDTNKEEKEKRQKEILDLLSGEAHLRSKRELIERFIQENMPIIEDSDTIPEEFEKYWSIEQLKAFDALVKEEKLSESKTQKLIEQYLFAEREPLRDEVLSLIEGEQPSVLQRKKTGDRILSKIVGFVETFVNGMVGK from the coding sequence ATGAGCCGACAAACAGAACAGATACTTGAAGACCAACTGGTTGAGCAACTGCAAAACTTGGGTTATGGTTTAGTGCAAATAAAAGATGAAACGGAGTTAATTGCCAATTTAAAACGACAATTGGAGAAGCATAATGGCATTTCGTTTTCTGATGGTGAGTTTAGTAAAGTAATGAATATACTTACCAAAGGTTCTGTTTTCGAGAAATCAAAAACGCTTCGTGAAAAACAACATATTGTTCGTGACAATGGCGATAATCTTTACTTTGAATTTATCAACTCCGAAAAATGGTGCCAGAACCAATTTCAGGTTACGCATCAAGTAACCATTGATGGCAAGTACAAAAACCGCTACGATGTTACCATACTAATTAATGGTTTGCCTTTAGTTCAGATTGAATTAAAGCGAAGAGGATTGGAACTAAAAGAAGCTTTTAACCAGATTAACCGCTATCAGAAACATTCGTTTGGGGCAAACTCAGCTCTATTTCAATACGTTCAGATATTTATCATTAGCAATGGCGTAAATACAAAATACTACGCTAATAACCGAAATCAATCCTTTAAGCAGACCTTTTACTGGACTGATAAGGAGAATAACAGATTAACCAATATACTAAACGGTTTTACAAGCGACTTTTTAGAACCATGCCATATCTCTAAAATGATATGTAAGTACATCGTTCTAAACGAGACACACAAAATATTGATGGTGCTACGTCCGTATCAATACTATGCTGTTGAAACGCTAATTGATAGAGTGCTGCATAGTCGGAAGAATGGATATATTTGGCACACCACAGGTTCAGGAAAAACACTTACTTCGTTTAAAGCAAGTCAGATATTGACCAGCGTTGATAAGATAAAAAAAGTGGTTTTTGTGGTTGACCGTAAAGATTTGGATTACCAAACAACCAAAGAGTTTAATAGTTTCAGTAAAGGCTGTATAGATGGTACTGATAATACACAGCAGTTGGTTAAGCAGTTTTCTGATGATACAAAGCTAATTGTTACCACTATTCAAAAGCTGAATACAGCCATAAGCAAAAAACAGTATTTAGCCAAAATGGAGAAGCTCCAAGGCGAACGTATTATTTTTATTTTTGATGAGTGCCACCGTTCTCAATTTGGAGAAACCCACAATAGGATAAAAACGTTTTTTAAAGAACCTCAGATGTTCGGTTTTACCGGTACACCTATTTTTGCTGATAATGCAGTAAAAAATGAAATGGGAAAAAGAACTACCACCGAACTTTTTGAAGACTGTCTGCATAAGTACGTTATTACAGATGCCATTAAGGACGAAAACGTATTAAAATTTTCAGTTGAGTATGTTGGTAGATACAAGCAAAAAGACGATAAAGAAACAAATATTGATATTGAGGTTGAAGACATTGACACAAAGGAGTTAATGGAATCACCCGTAAGAATTGAAAAAATTGCTGATTATATACTTGCACACCACCACCGCAAAACACATAGCAAGGAGTTTACCGCAATGTTTTGTGTAAGCAGTATTGAAACGTTGGTAAAGTACTATGACCTGCTTCAAAAGAAAAAAGAAGAGGGACTACACAATCTAAAAATTGCTACCATATTCAGCTTTGCTGCCAACGAAGATGATGCTGATGCCAATGGATTTCTTCCTGAAGAATTATCGGTTGTTGAAGAACCTAAAGCGTTATATGGAGTAAGCAAACACAGTCGGGAAAAATTAGACCTGTATATTAGTGATTACAATAAAATGTTTGGGAGTAAATTCTCAACAAAAGACAGCCAATCGTTTTATAATTATTACAATGATATTTCCAAAAAAGTAAAAGAACGTCAGATAGATATTCTACTTGTAGTAAATATGTTCCTCACAGGCTTTGACAGTAAAACGCTAAACACGCTTTATGTTGATAAAAACCTAAAGTATCACGGGCTAATTCAGGCTTATTCTCGAACCAACAGAATACTCAACGAGCAAAAATCGCAAGGAAACATCGTGGTTTTCCGAAATCTTAAAAAAGCTACTGATGATGCAATTACATTATTCAGTAACAAAGATGCGATTGATGTAATCATCATGGAGCCATACGAGGATTATGTCAGTAAAATTGATGATGCATTTAAGGAACTACTAAATATTGCTCCGACAATTGATAGTGTTAACGACTTAAAGAGTGAAGAAGATGAATTGAAATTCATTAAGGCTTTCCGTGACTTAATGCGAATAAAGAATATTCTAACCACTTTTGCCGATTTTGATTGGTCGGATTTAGAAATGGAAGAACAGGATTTTGAAGATTACAAAAGCAAGTACCTGGACCTTCACGATAAAGTTAAGTCAGACCGACAAAAAGAGAAAGTATCTATTCTTGATGATGTTGATTTTGAATTGGAGCTAATTCATAAAGATGATGTAGATGTAAGCTATATTCTAAAGCTACTCGCTAATTTAAAAGACACCAATAAAGAAGAAAAAGAGAAACGCCAAAAAGAAATACTCGACCTACTTTCAGGTGAAGCACATTTACGCAGTAAGCGAGAGCTAATAGAACGATTTATTCAAGAGAATATGCCAATAATTGAGGATTCCGATACTATACCGGAAGAATTTGAAAAGTATTGGAGTATTGAACAACTAAAAGCCTTTGACGCACTTGTAAAAGAGGAAAAGCTTTCCGAAAGCAAAACACAAAAGCTAATTGAGCAATACCTGTTTGCAGAACGAGAACCACTAAGAGACGAAGTGCTATCACTTATTGAAGGGGAACAACCATCGGTTCTTCAGCGCAAAAAGACAGGAGATAGAATATTAAGCAAGATTGTTGGCTTTGTTGAAACTTTTGTAAATGGTATGGTTGGGAAGTGA